The Phaseolus vulgaris cultivar G19833 chromosome 10, P. vulgaris v2.0, whole genome shotgun sequence DNA window tttcatattttctccATACTGTTATAAAATGTAGAATCAACCTAATATGGAATGATCTTCAAGATGAATCCAATCTGTTATAAGATGGAAAAGAAGTAATTGGGCGATAGTACCTAGATGAGGCAAGTTTCTTGCCTTGGAACTGTTGGTCTTTAAATTATTGTGAGAACTGGCTACTTCTGCTTCCTTTTTCATACATCCACATCTTATgtgatataaatatacatggACACACACACGTGGGTATATACTTAGAGTGGTGATACACAGACCACTCATTTTTTGAAACACCCACCTATGTggctttatttattattttaggtTGTTTTGTTTGTTCCTATTTATAGTCACTTGTAAATAGGGGTGTTGGGACTGTGCTGGGTGACAATTTCTCCTTTTcctagttattaatattttaatatttggcAGGTGAGAGCGACATCCTACCTTAACCTTGGCATGTCAAGTTCTGATGAGTCTTCAAAAGAAATTCCCAAAGAGGCTTCAGATGAAGAGGTACAAATACCTGTAGCTGAAGGTAGTGCAGATTCTGAGCAGGAAAGCAACTCTGGACCTGACTCAGAACATactattttaaaacaaataccAGATGAAAAGCCGCAAATTTATGATGAAATATTGTCTGAAGCACATGCTGAAGGAGAAGATGGATGGCAACCAGTTCAAAGACCAAGATCAACTGGTTCATATGGCCGGAGACTGAAGCAGAGACGGGCAACACTTGGCAAAGTTTATAGTTATCAAAAGAATGTGGAAGTTGGCACAGAATCTCCTTTTGTAAGGAATGCTAGTCCAAATAGTAGGTATTATTTCTTGAAGAAGCGGCCAATTTCCCATGGGGGTTATACTGGTGATCATACAGTAAACATCACCCAAGGCCCTAAATTTGGAAGGAAAGTAGTTAAAGCTCTTACATACAGGGTCAAATCCATACCCTCAACTTCCAAGGCTAGTGCAAATGAGACGTTAGAAACAGGTGACAAGCTGTTTAGTTCTGTTTCAGAACCTGATCCAATTGATGTTAATCCAGTTAAGAATTCTATAGTTAGTCTTGGAAAGTCTCCTTCATACAAGGAAGTGGCCTTAGCACCTCCAGGGACAATCTCCAAGTTTCAGGTCTATAATCCTCCAAGTGAGATTTCTGTTAGCTGTGAACATGATGGTGGCAAACCTGAAGAGGAAGATATTGAAGCTAATAGAAATGTTAATCCAACCCCGGCAGAGGCAAATGATATGGATAAAGGCAAGAGTAATAATTCTGTTTCTAGTTCTGTTGATGGTTCACAGGATGATACTGGAGTTACTACTGAGGGGAAAGAGGAAACTCAGTTGATTGTTGCTGTGCAAGATAAATGTATGAATGCTGAGGGGAAATTAGGAGATGTTGAAGCTCAAGGAGCAATCGATAATAGCAGTTCGATTCAGGAAGTAGATGATCATGTGGATTCTTCCAAAAAAGAACTCGATGCAAGTAATTTAGCTGGCAGTTTGGAACCTAGTGATAATACAAATCCCATTTCCCAAGGTGGCAAGGATTTAAGGGTCGATGTGTCATCATCAAATCAGAGTCACACTGGGGGCATCCCGTATAAGAAATTGTCTGCATCTGCAGCTCCATTCAACCCATCGCCTACCATTGCACGTGCTCCATCAATTGCCATGAATATGACTCTTCCTTCTGGTCCCAGTGTAGTGCCTGGAATTGGCCCCTGGCCAGTAAACATGAATGTTCATCCTGGACCTACCACTGTGCTACCTGCAGTTACCCCCATGTGCTCCTCTCCTCACCATGCATATCCATCGCCTCCAACTACACCAAACATGATGCAACCACTGCCATATATGTATCCTCCTTATACTCAACCTCAATCAATGCCACCTGGCAGCTTTCCGGTCACTAGCAGTGCCTTTCATGCGAATCATTTTACATGGCAATGTAATTTGAACCCCACAGTATCTAAGTTTGGTCCCGGTGCTGTTTGGCCTGGTTGTCATCCTGTGGAATTTCCTCTTCCGTTACCTATTGTTGAACCAATCCCTGATCCCATTTCAGAGTCACAAGTTCCGTGTAATGGTTCTGAAAGTCCAAGTTCAGCTTCAGTTCTTCCTGAGGACATTGATAATATTGGTGATTCTAATCAATTGGTGAAAACTTTAGTATCAGACACTAGTGAAGATGAAGCAGTGAGAGCTGGTTCAGAAAGTGTAAAAGAAAATGGTGATATGAATTTACATGGGACTGAAAATTCTGGGAACGAGCAAAATCAAAACATTGGTTCTAATGGAAACTCTAGCAGTGGTGAAACAAACATGGATGGTGAGAAAACCTTCAGCATTTTGATTCGGGGGAGAAGAAATCGAAAGCAGACTCTAAGAATGCCAATAAGTTTGCTTACTCGACCTAATGGCTCACAGTCATTTAAGGTTATTTATAACCGCGTAGTTAGAGGAAGTCATGCTTCCAAGTCTATCAATCTCTCGTCTAGTAAAGATTGTACTGCTACTGCTTGATGCACAGTTCTATGTTGTTACTGATGAAATTTATCAGAACTATCATGGATAAAGAAGACCTCATAATTTTGCGTAAGAGGTGTTTGCTATTTCTATGATTTCTGGAATTCAGTTACAAAATGCCCTGCAGTATCAGCTTCAAATTTATAGCTGCACTATCATTTGCAAGGTTTCTGGGTAGGTCACTTCCATATCTTTCTATCTGCTGAAGTTAACTTcatatatttgaaatttgaagaaACTGAGTCCTTTTGACCTTGGAAATCAGATTTAACTAGCTAAATCATTCAAATTCATGAAATATTGCAGATACCTGTCTCTCTTTAGGATGGAGGTTGAAGGTCTCTCTTTAGGATGGAGGTTGAAGGCATTTCTTCATCAATAAACGGTACTATCTCACTGCCAACAAAATGAACTATTTTATTCGTTCCTTTTCCCCAGAAATCACAGTTTTATATTTCCACAATGCACTGAAACCCACTATTTTTGCTTAAATATGAAGTTACCCGTGGAGCACCATTCGTGCTAATAATGTTGCTCAGGTTCGTCGGAGTCAGTTTCAGGGTGAGGCACCTTCAAGGTGAAAATTTTGGTATTTTGTACTTAGACAATTTTGATATAATGAATTACGGGATGGTGGAACGTTCTAATTACTACTTTTTTGTTAGAACATTACCTTTGgttttgataattaattttgttcaaTTGTATATTCTTTCTTAATTTCTTAATATCTTGTTAGGTAACACACTAATACATCATACTGATGAGGATCATTATTTAAATACGTAAGTGAAAACTTTAGCTCTATTTTTGGAATTAGTGTGCGTGTCAGTACCTTAGTTCTCAAGTTAACCACTAACTTCCTAATACCCTCAGTGTTCCAAAACATAATGTTAAGGGTAGTTCACAGATTAAGATTCATTTAATTAGTGTGGAATAGTAATGTATTTTGTCTACAATAacccttatttaatataaaaagtaaatgtGGTTTATTGTTTGCTGAAGTGCTTTTTATATACTATAAGTGGGGTTTTCCTTGTAAAGActgaatataattattttaaataagggTATGTGTGGAAGCAGATTATTAAAGAGACTTGAGATTTGTCAAACGTCAATAAAAACAAGACTAAAACATCTTTAGTTTCGTAACGGAAGTGTTATTTACGTGTGCACGTGGGTTTGTAGTATGTATACGTCGTATTGCTTTATACTCCTTTTACGTACGATAAAATTAGCAATTATGAATTGTTATGGTTTGTTTCAAGAATGAAAGGGGtcttaaaaataaaaggaaataaaaagaaaatttggtCTTCAAACTCcatcttattattttttccaaaaatttCAAGATTATCCTCTATTTTGGAttttcaaatccagaatttaataaatataatttgaaaatcaaaatcccattttaaaaaagtaaattcgaaatgaaaaaataaatttagaaaataaatttcgAAATACAAAATCTAAAGTTGTATTCTAAAaaagaattttcaaaattcaaaaatatattctgaaaaaaaatttaaaattcagaaATGTGTTTTGAAAATTCCAATTTACAAATGTATTATGGAAAAAAGAattctagaaatattttttatccacACTTTTCTTTtcgtttaaaatatttttgtcattttatagGATGTAATTGGTGCAGTTGCCATGGAATAAATAGCAACTGTCAATCTTTAAACCGGGCATTCAgagtttaaataaatttaaagggTAAAATAATCACTGAATCACATTTAAAATCATTAGCATATTGTAATACAGCTGGTAATGCGACGAACTCTGTACCTTTCTGTCAAGTTAAAGAGAGGACTATGGGCTACCGTTAACTCATTTTTAGGAACATATCTCTTGAAAAAGGTGCTcaattattaacatatttctTGAAGAAGGTAGGTACTAATGATTGCAATCTTTTGTCACTCAACAAAGAACAAAGTATGATTCTTAAATTCCAGTACATGTATCTCCAGAAGAAAAAAAGGCTACGAATTATAAAATCTAGCTGTAAATAGAAAGCTCTTATGAATCGTCATTTACAATCTTGGCAAACTTAAAAAGAAACCCGATGAAAACAAAAAGACTTCAATCTCCTGAAATTGAGTGAGAATACCAAACAGGGATTGTCCAACTTGGCATCAATATGTATGCATTTCCACCAATATGTACACCAGGAAAAGCACACCCAGAAATGGCATCAAGAACATGCCAAAAAGAATTCAAATGTATGGCTGGTTTAATGGAACAATTGACAGCGTCTGTGAAAGTGTACAACTTGTAGTAATCACATTCCCCCTGCTTCATTAAAGTGGTATAACGTTGTTAATAGATAGAACTAAAACATTCTATTTTTTCAGCACCATTTTTCACTCGACAGATTATATAAAACGAGGGAAGAAAAAGGCAAGAAAGGGCTTGATTACTTGGAAATGTAGCTCCTCCAACAGGGTCTGTATGGAAGTTAGGAGGCAGAGAACGCATCTCTAATCTTTTCAAATAAGCCAATACTTCAAGAACAGTAGCTGCAGCAACCATAATACCAAAAAGGAATCCATAGCCTATCTTCCAATCACTTCCTGCCCCAGCAGCTTGTATCCCCAACACTATGTTGATGGTTGCAAATATGAGTGTAATCCTTCCAAACCAACCGTGGTACCAATTCCAAATTTTTCGGATCTTGGAATCCTTGTTTGGTCTCAAGATCAATGCAAATATCTGAATTTATGTTTAAAGTTAGTTCAAATTGTACTTCTCAGAGTGCTATATAAAAGACTGAATATATTAGAGTTCAGTTGGATAAACTTTATTAAAGGAGAATAAGAAATGAATTAAAGCTCCCCTATAagctttttcattttaattctcCAAACGTTAATTGAAAAGTTATCTACAAAAGGTTAGATATGGGTCAGTGACAAACCTGAAGAATACTTAGTACCAGGACAAAGATGCCTATCCCTCTGTGAACTTGAATATGGGCATGCATTTTGGAATAGAGTTGTAATCCAAGAATGACTGTACTAAGCCCAAATGTGAATCCCACAAACTGAAAGACTGCATGGAGATAGAGCCACACGGGATCCTTGTGCCTGAAATATCTAGCAATAATTGCCCCTAAAGGCAGGATTAGACCCCACCCTATTATGCCCAAAATTCCATGGTTCGTCCTCATCTGAGTCAATTCTTGGGATACAGGACTCGTAGAACCTGTCAAAGTATAGTTGATCAAGTTTCATGCGCTCAAAAGGTTATGCATCACAAAATGCCAGGCTTCATCATGCagttatatatatgaaaaagaCACGAGTATACATTTTGTTGCATTAAAATATGGACTAATTCTAGCTTAGATActtaagataaaataattttctacTTCAATTGCTGAAGTTGGTAATTTTGAGTTGAGATGTGCTTGTTTGATATAGTAGCATGTTGTTCACTGAAATGAAAGTTAACTAAAAGGAGCTGAGAATAATTCTATTTGGAATTGGAAACAACAGTCACTATGTGCAGCAAATTATAAAAATTGCTTAAACTGCTGTTAAGAGTCATAGATAAAAGACTTCAGACCTGCAGAGAAATCAAATACAATTGCTGTTTTGTCTTCATGGGTGGAGAGGTGGTGGTTCTGTGGATATTTACTGCCAAAAGCCAACAAAATTGGCTGTTTCTGAAATGGGGTTGTCGTCTGCAACTGAAATGCCAAATGAATTTCAGCCCCATTAGTTGCCACAGCCGCAGGGACATTATTTAGGGGAAGTTCCCCTTTGTCTATTATGACTTCTGATGTCCTCTTTCCCCGTAGGTAAAATTGGTTGATTTTTGCATGACCATGTTTACTAATCCATCCCACCATTGCACTGGAACCAACCATCATACCATCTCTAGAAAATCCAATTCCAACCCACCCTATAG harbors:
- the LOC137818921 gene encoding cytochrome b561 and DOMON domain-containing protein At3g61750-like isoform X1; this translates as MANSRSWTLIWPSFVRLCVLNLVVNFKITALADDSGNGGVATEDTCKNTNYQTFLPPPYQNISHLICTPVWHTFELRYIQNGDTTTVILSAPYTIGWVGIGFSRDGMMVGSSAMVGWISKHGHAKINQFYLRGKRTSEVIIDKGELPLNNVPAAVATNGAEIHLAFQLQTTTPFQKQPILLAFGSKYPQNHHLSTHEDKTAIVFDFSAGSTSPVSQELTQMRTNHGILGIIGWGLILPLGAIIARYFRHKDPVWLYLHAVFQFVGFTFGLSTVILGLQLYSKMHAHIQVHRGIGIFVLVLSILQIFALILRPNKDSKIRKIWNWYHGWFGRITLIFATINIVLGIQAAGAGSDWKIGYGFLFGIMVAAATVLEVLAYLKRLEMRSLPPNFHTDPVGGATFPTGGM
- the LOC137818921 gene encoding cytochrome b561 and DOMON domain-containing protein At3g61750-like isoform X2 — protein: MANSRSWTLIWPSFVRLCVLNLVVNFKITALADDSGNGGVATEDTCKNTNYQTFLPPPYQNISHLICTPVWHTFELRYIQNGDTTTVILSAPYTIGWVGIGFSRDGMMVGSSAMVGWISKHGHAKINQFYLRGKRTSEVIIDKGELPLNNVPAAVATNGAEIHLAFQLQTTTPFQKQPILLAFGSKYPQNHHLSTHEDKTAIVFDFSAGSTSPVSQELTQMRTNHGILGIIGWGLILPLGAIIARYFRHKDPVWLYLHAVFQFVGFTFGLSTVILGLQLYSKMHAHIQVHRGIGIFVLVLSILQIFALILRPNKDSKIRKIWNWYHGWFGRITLIFATINIVLGIQAAGAGSDWKIGYGFLFGIMVAAATVLEVLAYLKRLEMRSLPPNFHTDPVGGATFPRGM